One region of Juglans microcarpa x Juglans regia isolate MS1-56 chromosome 7S, Jm3101_v1.0, whole genome shotgun sequence genomic DNA includes:
- the LOC121240766 gene encoding zinc finger protein 10-like, which yields MESDPDDQQPLTPENNMEQLQVVTSEHENDHDDHRASSTQLTRSYDCNFCKRGFSNAQALGGHMNIHRKEKAAKLKQHAQYRFVNHESNKQPYSSNNIPFIRPPGMMITDTTSTTTTTTSLYNSPLTMNNNSSWPLMEAKPGDERSSTIKWPWIPGQHDDHTAIRDELTHVGDDHDQVGQQLPVLFFQTASSDYDKDQKPDNQFHGKTEQDFSSLAHDQINSTGSEIDLELRLGHEPNQDP from the coding sequence ATGGAGTCTGATCCTGATGATCAGCAGCCATTAACCCCAGAAAACAATATGGAGCAGCTGCAGGTGGTGACCTCAGAACATGAGAATGATCATGACGACCATAGGGCATCATCAACCCAATTAACCAGGTCCTATGACTGCAACTTCTGCAAAAGAGGCTTCTCAAATGCACAAGCCTTAGGCGGCCACATGAATATCCACCGCAAGGAAAAGGCCGCAAAGCTCAAGCAGCATGCGCAGTACCGATTCGTCAATCACGAAAGTAATAAGCAACCATATTCTTCGAACAATATCCCATTCATAAGGCCGCCGGGGATGATGATCACTGACACTACttctactactactactactacttccTTGTATAACTCTCCATTAACTATGAATAATAATTCTTCATGGCCATTAATGGAAGCCAAGCCTGGAGACGAAAGAAGCAGCACGATCAAATGGCCTTGGATTCCTGGTCAACATGATGATCATACGGCTATTAGGGATGAATTAACCCATGTCggtgatgatcatgatcaagtcGGCCAGCAACTTCCAGTACTATTTTTCCAAACAGCATCATCAGATTACGACAAAGATCAAAAGCCAGACAATCAATTTCATGGGAAAACTGAGCAGGATTTTTCATCACTAGCCCATGATCAGATCAACTCGACAGGTTCGGAGATAGACCTTGAGCTTAGACTGGGGCATGAGCCTAATCAGGACCCATGA